The sequence below is a genomic window from Lytechinus variegatus isolate NC3 chromosome 3, Lvar_3.0, whole genome shotgun sequence.
GATACTGTGCATACGCTTTACTTTCCTGTATTTTCATTTCACAGTAGATAGCCATATCTGACCACTTGGatcctacactgttaaaaaaaaccctgatcttacagaaaaaaacagaagattttgcagaaagcaataacagaatcattctgtaaattcattaaacatgaatttttctgcaatttaacagaacagggtCCCGtaaaacacaaaggttagcgattgatcatacgcttgattttacgattttttttttattgtacattgtagacaaatcgtagaaaaattttctacgatcattgctaagttctGTGTTACGGGGGCCCAGGTTTGTTTGAAAAGGGGACAAGTTTGTTTTAGTAAAGGAAATGTGTAAGGTTCcctacaccaaataccaatttcctgtaagttTACAtgatctggtaagattacaggtgttctcgagactgctacaggaacttcttttattttaaggatacatTTTCTTACAGTGTATGTTCGTTATCAATCATTTCACGGGATAGAAGGTAATCGTGTTACCTGGACATAAAGGATCGAATGTCACTGAGTTTGATCACATGCCAAATTTATCAAATGTAAATTCGTCAAATATATTCAGTAATTTTCTAATGGGTTTGAAGATATTCAATCTTGCTTTACTGACCAATACCTGAAAAAATTATTTCGGTCGTTGACAATGGTGAAATCGCTGAGTATATCCTCTGAGGTTTAGCTTATATTGATTCTCATTATGCTAATCGTTAATGGGCTTCTgggaaaatttcaaataaacatttattttcctccattttacaaaattacttcatttttgttaacaaGAATAAGTTTAATCCTGTGCTTTAATGCATGGTCAACTATCCAAAATATTGATtgcctgatcatgctgattgaATAGAGTCCAAAAAACAACTCCCTTGAAAATCGAATATCTACTGTTTATTATTGTTGTCATACCTGACTATAAGAGCATAGAAATAGATAAATTGATACGGgccattttcattttccttctaaGTTTATTGCTTAATCCTCAAATAGCACCCTTTAATAGAATACTGTGTCTCTTAAAAATATGTCTGTTGATAAACTTATttattgaggaaaaaaaacatatttcagtgCATCTAATTCATGCGGAGTCACTTtcagtttgtttatttatttcaatagagTAAAGTTACAGAGACATCATTAATCCGAACGTACTTGAAGAACTTTTCAATGGAATGAACCTAGTTAGAACGAGACTTTGCGAATCTTCAGAAATATCATGTTAATGTTGGGAAAACTTGGAAGGCTTCTGGCTGTCACGTGAttgcttcttttcttttacCACTTGACAATACGCATCCCATCAAAACTTTGCGGTAGTAATTTTCATGATATAAATTCGGATTGTTGGTTTTGCTACAAGATGTAATATAATTATGATCTATGAAATAATAAGTCTCTATAAAATTACTGAAAGTAACTCAATTTAATTGTAGTTAAAAGTTGAAATGTGATTTGAACAAAGTCCACTACAGACAGAAAACAGTGGCAAAGTTAgccaaaaaatttgaggggCGTATTGGgaaaatttcaaacaaaatgcGAATGAGTGATGCGAGCGAGAATAAATTTCcagtttttatttcaatattccaattttgtgatagattttggcaTACTATCcagataatataataataatttaccaTATCTcttgacttttttctttgttactttgtcgtgattttttttttttttttgggggggaagtgCCCCAAGGCCCCCCTTCTGTATGTCACTGGTTAAGTTAATGCCGATAACCAACCAATGCGACCGACCTACCTGACGTACGGTGTACCCGTTGCTACGTGAAACTTCGCCCCTGGGTCAAAGTCATCAGGACTGCGTGGTATTGGTGCCTGAATGCCTTGGTATTGTTTCCTATTGATAAAAGTATCATAAACTTACAAAATACGCACACATAATTGTTATGTCAGTTTTTTGCGGGCAATTTAGGGAAGAGAAATTAATATTGTTGCTGACAGGTTCATCACAAGTCATGCATGGCAAGTGTACGTTATTTCTAAAGCCGAAATTGGTATATGATAAGTGTATTTCCTAGCAATTTGACGTGAAAGTTCATTTCTTGAACGGTTAAATGATATGTCACTTTCATAGCATAGCCATGGGGATCAAACACACACTAAAAGGACAAACCAAAGTTAAAATCGAGTCAAAATATGATAAACACATATGAAACAGGCAAATTAAGTATATAGGTATAAAGAACGGGAAAAGGTCATATTGAATTGGTTTGTAAAAGTAGACAGACAATAAAAGCGaccaaacaaaacaaacaaataatcgAACAACGCAAAACAAAACCCAAAGTATTTCAAGATTTCGAAACTTTTATTTCGGAAACATTCGATACCTTAGATTCCACCAGGCTTGGTTGTAATCATTTGGTTGTATTTCGCCTTTAAAAGCCTGCCATCGCCATTTATCAACAAGCAGTCCATACGGCAGAAATACCAGCTTGAATAGCGCCACCTTCATTAGAAAGTTAATACTGGATTCTGCGTCTGAACGATAAAAAAATGAGTTGTACAAAGACATCTATTCAAACAGtaacctttctctttttttaatatcagtaccccttatcatttcattttaaaatatatgataggGCTATCATCTCAGACAATGGCGGATCTAGGTAGGGGAACATCCGGCTCgtgacccccacccccccccccctttgagaggcgtAATTAATGCTTTTTAGGGAATGTGTCGTGCATACACAATTGAGGAGCTTCGCAACATCTTAACAAGCAGttaagcaataaaaaaaaaaccatcacAGTATTTTGGCAATGACATCCTGGAATGGAAAGGAATCAATCAACGGTTATGACGATCAggcaatgatgaagaaaatgatgattttaccTGTGTGATTGGATAGAGACTGTTGGAGGAGACCAATTCGGTTCAGATAGCTTGGTGTAATAACCGACAGAGAAACAGTATCCCCTACTGCTTCGTGGAACCCAGGGTTGGCTCCATCACGAAAGAGAGCATGTTGATTCCTGTACTGTAGGTAGTATTGACAATGTCCCATCTCATGATGGACAGTGAAGAGATCCTGCATGTTAACTTCTGTGCACATCTTGAtcctgcacagcaaaaactgtggtgttaaccggtgtacatagaggaccacaccagttattttacaccggtgttaaattggtggtgttagttttacacctataggtgttattacaacacctttggttgttacatttacactctttggtgttattttCAATCTTTAGGGAGTAAtattaacacctcagggtgtggtcctctatttacaccaattggtgtcagttttaacaccatagtttttacagtgtgtgtaCAGGGAAATGAAAAAGACATAAGTACAAACACAAAGCAATGCTTAATAGGGTGTTAATAAAGCGGTATAATACTGAATAGATATATCTGAATATGCTAAGCAACCACTGGGGATGTGCCATATTGATCAGGCCTATTTTGAACCTCGCTGGTCTAGATCGACAGAGAAATCGATATGATGGGGATGACCACATCTACATGGGAATAATGAAGAGGTTTCAACTGATTTCAGTGGTATAATGACCCCCCCCACTCAACAAAATTGAGGGGTATAACATGACGTATATGGTAAAAATTGTCTAAAAAAATCGCGAGTGAGCGAAGATACCGAGCGAAAATGTTTGCCttaaagaaaatgtttattCGTGATACATTTGACATATACCATTGTACActgaaaaacaaattatatcataatttaccCTTTCCCTTTCTACTCTcttcttcatgtttttttttgttttcatttttgatcGTTGAACCAGGGGGCAAAGTTctcaaagccccccccccaaacccATCTGTATGCCAGTGACTGAATTTAAACAGGAATTCGTTTCCAAGAAATAAACCTAACTTGTTGAATTGCTGCATGGACTCATTGAACCATTAGCGAAAGAGAGTATTCTGTGCAATTCCATAAACATAATTTCTCACCTCACATCTTCATTTTTGTAGAAATCAAGAGAGCTTCCGTGGCATGATACTTCACGATTTCTTGGTTTAACCATCATAGACTTAGCCCAGAAACTCCTTGGCATTGATTCAAGCCCAAGTGATGTAAAGAACCTGTATGAAAGAATCATATCCGTGTTTTAACTtccaatttgaaaataaaatgatttagaTTTAATACGACTGAGATATAGCATACTAACAGAAGCCTAAAATAATTGAGCAGGTACTCAATTTGCATACATACACACAAAGAATGACTCCATCTTTAATACTTTTGATAGTACAACTGTAAATGCGGAAACAAGATTTATATAAGTCGTGATTTGAAATTTCACTTATACACTAAATTGTACAAGTGAAATTTCAAATAACgaagaaattttgttttaaataaaaaaaatccggaCCAGATTGCTATAGTTTTCGTTTCGATAAGTTGATTCAGCTTAACTAGACTGAAATTATCGGAACTGACTGTAATCGGATTGAATTAGATTGAAATTAGTTATTTCTCATGCAATCATTTCTCatcaatttttaaatgaaaattgtgttatattcaaattttcatgatgaacatcgtttttttatatttaagacTAATTTCAATACGATAGTTCTCAACTTCATGTCTTCTGTCATTTAGAATTTTTAACACAATCGACTTACTGATTAGCAACAGCGAACATGTTTTCTGCTGTCCATCCGAGATCTTTCATTTGATTGGTGACATCAATTGCCCCATGACCCGGATATGGTTCCACGATGTCGTAGATATTATTCCATTCCTGTGCCCACATGTTACCTGTGGCAATTGCAATCTTACTGTTAATTACAGGTATCTATAGACTTATATCATTACGAAAGCAAGGTTTATAAGATTAGGCTAAGcagaatataatttttatattctCGGCCTCGTCGGAAGACcccgggggagcgtttcatcaatatcttcATCCGACAAGTTTTCAGACCTGTCATCTTtccattttgattggctgagagtgaGAGGCAccgttcctatggtaactgtcggataaaatgggacttgtcgaataaaacgtccgacaagtcctttcatgaaacgcccccccccctggttttATATTTTTCGTTGAAAggaatattattattgctatcatAGACTCACCAAGGAGGTGGGCAGGGATTGGTCCATGTGGATCTACAACATCTGATCCATAATAATCAACGAGCCTTCGCCTGACGTAAGCGTGCACTTGTAAATACAGCGGCTTTATAGACTCCCAAAGAGAGTCGATATCATCAACAAAATCAGGATCTTCGTATCTATGCAGCCATGATTCCCCTTCATTTGAAAAACCTGAACACaatgatgaaatataaatgtaaatttctcaagtattttttttaattcagaaagatcgaaaatgaaattaataacatGCATTATCTCAATAAGAGAAGGTTTGTTGATGCTGAGGGCATTGATGTACCCGGTGGATAGAATTGATAGCTTTAAAAGGAATGGAACAGAAACGAGTAAGAGAGGGGAATACGGGGGAAATGAGGGGCCGTGGTTAATACAATCCCTTTTTACATCACCtctgttattgaaaaaaaaacaccccagATAGTTTATGATTTGACATCTACAGATAATTAAGCGTAACATGCAGTGCACATAAATGTGATAAAGATAATTATGTCACAAACTATAAAACTGACAAGAATATCAAATACATGGATTATACAATTACAGGGATAGTCAATGAATTTCAGAATTCGATCATACatggctaaaaatatttttaaaaagtgacaaAAGTATATATCCACGGGcttatattcaaaatgtttcttACCTTTATTCACAGCAGCTACGTTGGATAAATTCACATATATTGGATAAAGGTCTCTCATTGGTCTACCAACTGCATCTCGCCAGCCTTTCCACGCCCATAGCAACTCATTGGCATCACGTGACATCGCCATTAGGTCAGTTAGATCTGGTTCGATTTGTAGACAACGATGGCTTGTCTGAGGCCTACCGAGAAAGGTGCGACCAGCACAAACCTTGCCATTGTGATATATTCTTCTCATTTCACCTCGTATGAAGCCATAATATCTgtgttaaaataaataatatcataatgATGTATCAAATAAAACGGGAGAAAATAGACGATGTACCGTTCATCTCAATGTAGATAGAAGTGCTGAAGATGACGGTTTCTATGGCTTTAACACCGTGAAATTTGCAATAGCAACAAATACTAACATAACCGGGTTTCGTCGCCGTGGTCATCAAGTTTGATCAAATTCCCAAAACTTACAGACCCATCCGTTAATAGTAAATGAAGAGGCattaataggaggaaattataatttgttaacaaattttcggcattctatttgttttttaagatcagtaagctcgatctgtaatgaaaaccGTTAGTCAGAAAAactggaaccagtgggattcgaacctgtcaTCTGCTGCTTTCCAGGCAGCGgcttaaccaccaggctattctggttcacggctaagtcacgatgaactggaattcaaataccctcgatcctcttctttctgacttaTTCGTATCCGAATGCCGTCcaccgtggacaatagatagtaaatgaAGAGGTTAATCTTATAcggaaaaacaaaaaaagacgTCACATTTTGTCCaatccaggggcggatccaaaaTTTTCCAAAAGAGGTGAGGGGCACAATTTTCggaggaaaaatttgacgagcaaaaaaggatttaaccaaaaattaaggATATCTCGTccccgaaaaaaattgacaagcaaaaaaaaaaaaacacaggtCTTCACTTCCAAAGGGAGGGGGGAGGCACgggccggctttgccccccccccctgaatccgGCAGTGGTCTAATCGTTAACTTTCTTCGTGCGTAGGCCTACTCCAAAAGTTTTACACGCTTTGATGCCATAAAAGATCATTATGTGGTTACCGAAGACATTTATGtcatgtattattttctttctcattttgtcACTAAAGTAGGTCTAAATATTAAGAAACCCATAATAACAGCATACACCTCCGTGCTAAAATGGCCCTTGATGACTtgaaaatcgatttttttttgacattctgacctaaaaattttacattctacgcactttttgtaaccaggataggtatataactaaacaattaatgcgagcggaaaaaataGATTAATACCTAAAAACGGAACCATATTTATTCACGTTTTTGTAATTAATCAGAGAATGAATAATTGGGTATCTTCCTCCATCAATAGCGCCAGCGCGAAGCGAGCGAAGAATTGTTTTATATTCTGATATGAAACTAGATAATTTAAGCATGACTGTGCGCGAGTTTTTGAGATTTATACCTAGAATTTGGGCATTCTGAAATCATTTCTCTTATTATCAATAATACGCTAGCGCGAACCTCTTACCTGAGTTGACTTGGATTATTGAAGGTGAATAGATCAGACCCATAAAAGTTGTATAATCGTTTTATTTGAGGATCCAATCCAGGTTGATCTACATTAATGGATTTAGTCTGCTCCAGAACTATGGATGTTAATGCAACAGTTGCTCTTTCAACGCCTCGTTTTTCCTTTTTGAAAATATGAGAGTGAAGAAGTTTGGAACgaattgtaaaagaaatgataGGAAATGAGAAAATACAttccatattttaaaatttgaattttaaggggaagactttgatttcaaagtgaaaacagacatttttaaaaatgagcaGCACGAAATCAAAGaagcaaacatttttttaagttaaagGAAGTTATGAATTTGTTTAAACCTTGTGATCATTCCAGTTGAAGAAACATGCTTTAGGATAATTTTTTCCTGGATATTTGTCGATTCTGAAACTTATAATTGTTGTAATGCATGAGTTTGATTCGTCTTTCAATGaataattcttttaaaagatataGGTATATTCAATATTAAGgggaattttcatcaaacctccAAATTATATTCTGTCAGGTTGGTGACGTAGTTCCATAAAGCTAGACCATTGCGATTTCGAACCTCCACTTCTACTTCATTAATGACTTCCATCCATCGACGGGCCAGTGGATTACTCCTAATCTGACCTGTGTGATTAAAAGGTTAATCCGAGGGTAATCCACAATCATCATAAATTACGAATTTTCATATTATGACGACAAAACATGAAAGCAAGCAAACTATATGATTTTAGTCATTTGGgatcattttgataaaaaaatattcagtttaAACTATTATGGATTTAGGGTCGTCTGAGCTGGAGATAATTCTTGCTTCATTGCGTCATATTTTTGCCATGACGAATAAAGAAATCTTTATGTGTAGGTCAGCACAAAAGAATGTCTGATTTATCTACTGGGATTGAAAAAGCATCTTGTATAACACATGCATGCCTACTATAagcaaacaataaacaaaatatcgtttcatcatgtttatttgatttgtgcCCGATTGTTATAATATTGCGCAATCAAAGTAACAATTAAATATAACAATCGTAATAATCAGTATTAGCCTTCATCCTTATCcatgaaaaaggagaaaatactAGAGCGCATCATCTAATTAATCTTTGACAAAGGAAAGACATGCTGTATAGAAAATGTCAAAAGAGCAATTATCATCTTATAGGCTCCCGGCATCCGAGTTGTTTCAGACAGAAAAACTACATGGACTTTGTATAACTTACTTTAGAAATGCATCCGTTGACATGCAAAGAATAGAAAGAGAATCAGATACAGTTCCTCCATTAGATTCGTCCAAAagacatgaaatattaaaacGACTCGGAAGCTACAAATCGCTGCTTATCTTGATATATATTTCCCTTTGTGTTTCATCATCATTGCTGCGTATTAAAAGGCAAGGTACGGCGAAACATTCACtgtagcctacatgtaattGTGAATGATACCCCCCATCGCACCGGTGGGATGTACGTACATTATAG
It includes:
- the LOC121412205 gene encoding angiotensin-converting enzyme-like yields the protein MVCMNPVSSMCIQYRQKGQIRSNPLARRWMEVINEVEVEVRNRNGLALWNYVTNLTEYNLEEKRGVERATVALTSIVLEQTKSINVDQPGLDPQIKRLYNFYGSDLFTFNNPSQLRYYGFIRGEMRRIYHNGKVCAGRTFLGRPQTSHRCLQIEPDLTDLMAMSRDANELLWAWKGWRDAVGRPMRDLYPIYVNLSNVAAVNKGFSNEGESWLHRYEDPDFVDDIDSLWESIKPLYLQVHAYVRRRLVDYYGSDVVDPHGPIPAHLLGNMWAQEWNNIYDIVEPYPGHGAIDVTNQMKDLGWTAENMFAVANQFFTSLGLESMPRSFWAKSMMVKPRNREVSCHGSSLDFYKNEDVRIKMCTEVNMQDLFTVHHEMGHCQYYLQYRNQHALFRDGANPGFHEAVGDTVSLSVITPSYLNRIGLLQQSLSNHTDAESSINFLMKVALFKLVFLPYGLLVDKWRWQAFKGEIQPNDYNQAWWNLRKQYQGIQAPIPRSPDDFDPGAKFHVATGTPYVRYFVSFVIQFQFHKALCDVKGEQGPLHLCNIYNSKEAGRKFRYMLKMGASKPWHDAMEVMTGQRKMDAKPLLEYIQPLTEWLRNENQGKFVGWT